AGCATGCTGGGTGAAGAAGCCGGTTAGCACCCCCCCACCCAGCTCCCCCTACGGCATAGAAGTGAAGCAGCAAAACACTGGAGTTAAGTTGCGCCCGCATAAGGTTTAGAGATGAATCCAGGCCACGCTAGAAAATCATGCTCCGGGCGCAATATCTGAATGATTTTCGATCATGCCATTATCCAAAACATAGGCGGGAGGTACTTAGCTGTTTCGGATGATGTGTGCCACCCACGGGCTCGAGTTCACACCCACCACTCGAGCCTATCCTCCCCAAAGGCCAGCGGCGCCACCGCCGTGCCTTTCTCGAAGTAAACGGGCTGGTAGTCCGGGGCGCGGTAGACCTCGAGCTTTTCTTCCAGCAGGTTCACAATCCAGATCTCGGGAATGCCCGCTCGAATGTACAGGGGAAGCTTCACGGTGCGGTCGAAGATCAGCGTCGAGTCGCTCAGTTCGATGACCAGCAGGATGTCGGCGGGGCCGGGTGGACGGTCGTCGTAGCGCGATGCAGGCGGCACGGTGAGTACGAAGTCCGGCTCAGGCTCCGACCTGTTGTCGAGTTGGATTGGAACCTGGCAGAACATGTAGGCCTTACCCTTCAGCTTGGTGACGATCTCGTAGTTCAGAGCACCAATGTAGCGGCGGTGCTTGTGGCCCATGGGGGACATAATGTAAACCTCTCCATTAATCAGCTCCACCCGGCCCTGCCCCAAAGCCCCGGCGGCATAGGCTTTGTGATAGTCCTCGACGGTGAAACGGTGCTTCACCATGGCCTGAGTATAGCGCCTGTCCTAGCCACTTTGAAATTTTGATTGCCTCGAGCTAAACTAGCAAAAACTAACGAGCGTTAGTTTGGTTCTTGGGAGGAGAGATGCCAGTTAAGTACGGAGTACCCAGCGACCCTGATTACAACGAGCGCCTGGCCGAGTTCGAGGCTCGCATCCACCGGGGCGAGAAAATTGAGCCCGGTGACTGGATGCCCGAGGAGTACCGCCGCCAGCTTATTCGCATGATTTCCCAGCATGCCCACTCCGAGGTGGTGGGGATGCTCCCCGAGGGGGCCTGGATTACCCGCGCGCCCACCCTCAAGCGCAAGATGATCCTGGTGGCCAAGGTGCAGGACGAAGCCGGACACGGCCAGTACCTCTACCATGCCGCCGAGACCCTGGGCGTCAGCCGAGAGGCCATGCTGGAAGCCTTGCTCGCGGGTAAGGCCAAGTACTCCTCCATCTTCAACTACCCCACCCTGACCTGGGCCGATATCGGCACCATCGGCTGGCTGGTGGACGGGGCGGCTATCAAGAACCAGACCATGCTGGCGGCCTGCTCCTATGGCCCCTACAGCCGGGCCATGGTGCGCATCTGCGCCGAAGAAACCTTCCACCACAAGCAGGGCAAGGAGATGGTGCTGCTCTATGCCAAGGGCACCCCCAAGCAGCGCCAGATGGCCCAGGATGCCATCAATCGCTGGTGGTGGCCCGCCCTGATGATGATGGGCCCCCACGACAAAGACAGCCCCAACACCGAAATCCTGACCCGCTGGGGCATCAAGACCAAATCCAACGACACCGTGCGCCAGGAGTTCATCAACGAGCACGCCCCCGAAATTCTGGAAGCGGGCCTGACCATTCCTGACCCCGAGCTGCGCTACGACGAAAAAAGCGGCAACTGGCTGCACGGCCCCATCAACTGGGATGAGTTCTGGCAGGTGGTGGGAGGCAACGGCCCCATGAACAAAGAGCGCCTGGAAGCCCGCCGCCGCGCCCACGCCGAAGGGGCCTGGGTGCGCGAGGCGCTCGAGGCCTACGCCGCCAAGCAGCACAAAACCGCTGTCGCAGTCTAGCCAGTAGCAAGAAGCTATCTGCTACAGGCGCTCTGGAGGAGCAATATGGACACAGAGTGGCCCCGCTGGGAAGTCTTCAAGCAAGACACCCCAAATAAGCCCCACCAGGCGGTCGGCTCAGTTCACGCCGCTGACCCCCAGCACGCCCTGCTTACGGCCCGCAACGTTTTCGCCCGCCGGCCCCAGGCGGTGAGCATGTGGGTGGTACGAGCCGAGGATGTTTTTTCCGTTACCAAAGAAGAGCTGCTCGAGGCAAACCACGAGCCACAAGCCACAGGCCACAAGCCACAAGCCTTTGCCGCATTCCGCAAAACCAGCCATAAGCGCTCCATGACCTTTGTGGACTACGTGGGCGAGGTGGAGGCGGCCAGCCCCGAAGA
This DNA window, taken from Meiothermus sp. CFH 77666, encodes the following:
- the paaA gene encoding 1,2-phenylacetyl-CoA epoxidase subunit PaaA, with translation MPVKYGVPSDPDYNERLAEFEARIHRGEKIEPGDWMPEEYRRQLIRMISQHAHSEVVGMLPEGAWITRAPTLKRKMILVAKVQDEAGHGQYLYHAAETLGVSREAMLEALLAGKAKYSSIFNYPTLTWADIGTIGWLVDGAAIKNQTMLAACSYGPYSRAMVRICAEETFHHKQGKEMVLLYAKGTPKQRQMAQDAINRWWWPALMMMGPHDKDSPNTEILTRWGIKTKSNDTVRQEFINEHAPEILEAGLTIPDPELRYDEKSGNWLHGPINWDEFWQVVGGNGPMNKERLEARRRAHAEGAWVREALEAYAAKQHKTAVAV
- a CDS encoding phenylacetic acid degradation protein, giving the protein MDTEWPRWEVFKQDTPNKPHQAVGSVHAADPQHALLTARNVFARRPQAVSMWVVRAEDVFSVTKEELLEANHEPQATGHKPQAFAAFRKTSHKRSMTFVDYVGEVEAASPEEALQKAQATFTDAEALAWWLVPAAKIVKSDPSPETIESWFAPAKDKTYKQQQYYATVGSHVSKHKGGRGVEDERSGEECASC
- a CDS encoding Uma2 family endonuclease, which translates into the protein MVKHRFTVEDYHKAYAAGALGQGRVELINGEVYIMSPMGHKHRRYIGALNYEIVTKLKGKAYMFCQVPIQLDNRSEPEPDFVLTVPPASRYDDRPPGPADILLVIELSDSTLIFDRTVKLPLYIRAGIPEIWIVNLLEEKLEVYRAPDYQPVYFEKGTAVAPLAFGEDRLEWWV